Proteins encoded by one window of Acinonyx jubatus isolate Ajub_Pintada_27869175 chromosome X, VMU_Ajub_asm_v1.0, whole genome shotgun sequence:
- the TCEAL4 gene encoding transcription elongation factor A protein-like 4 — MEKLCNENEGMSENQGEMECKEQPQDVGKPEVACTLEDKEKLENERKTEDEEILKDKEKPESMTKLTDGKPESEGQPVSEGKPKEEKSESEEKPKEEKPTSEPRAAGKRPAGDDVPRKAKRKTNKGLAQCLKEYKEAIHDMHLSNEEMIREFDEMARVEDEVKKTRQKLGGFMWMQKSLQDPFHPRGPRELRGGCRAPQRGFEDIPFV, encoded by the coding sequence ATGGAAAAACTCTgcaatgaaaatgaaggaatgtCTGAGAACCAAGGAGAGATGGAATGTAAAGAACAGCCACAGGATGTGGGAAAGCCAGAAGTAGCTTGTACTTTGGAAGACAAGGAAAAGTTAGAAAacgagagaaagacagaagatgAGGAAATACTAAAGGATAAGGAAAAGCCAGAGAGTATGACAAAGCTAACAGATGGAAAGCCAGAGAGTGAGGGACAGCCAGTGAGCGAGGGaaagccaaaagaagaaaaatcagagagtgaggaaaagccaaaagaagaaaaaccaaccaGTGAACCAAGGGCTGCAGGAAAGCGCCCAGCTGGGGACGATGTACCCAGGAAGgccaaaagaaaaaccaacaaggGGCTGGCTCAGTGCCTCAAGGAATATAAGGAGGCCATACATGATATGCATTTGAGCAATGAGGAGATGATTAGAGAATTTGATGAGATGGCCAGGGTGGAGGATGAGGTGAAGAAAACCAGGCAGAAGTTGGGGGGGTTTATGTGGATGCAAAAAAGCTTACAGGATCCCTTCCACCCGAGGGGCCCAAGGGAACTCAGGGGTGGCTGCAGGGCCCCACAAAGGGGCTTTGAAGACATTCCTTTTGTGTAG